From the candidate division WOR-3 bacterium genome, the window GGCGCTCGGTCAGATAACGGTGTGAAAGTTTTACTGCAGACTCAATCGCTGAATCATCAATTATAACGCCGTGGTGGGATTCGTATCTGTTTTTCAAACCCTGTAAAATTTTTATCGTATCTTCAACCGAAGGTTCACCAACATATACTGGTGCAAAACGTCTTTCTAATGCTGCATCCTTCTCAATATGCTTACGATATTCATTCAGGGTTGTAGCACCGATACACTGTAATTCGCCCCTTGCCAGTGCCGGTTTGAGCATATTTGATGCATCAATTGCCCCCTCTGCTGCACCCGCACCAACTATTGTATGCAATTCATCAATGAATAATATAATCTCGCCCTTTCCTTTTCTTATCTCATCCATCACCGCCTTCAATCTCTCTTCAAATTCACCACGATATTTTGAACCAGCAACGAGCGAGCCCATATCAAGTGCCAGAATCCTCTTATCCTTCAATATCTCAGGGACATTCTTCTCAACAATCCTCTGGGCAAGCCCTTCAACAATAGCGGTCTTACCCACCCCCGCCTCACCAATTAACACTGGATTATTCTTTGTCCTCCGTGATAGAATCTGAATCACCCTTTTTATCTCCTGGTCTCTGCCGATCACCGGGTCAAGTTTTCCCTGTTTTGCCAGTGCGGTTATATCCCTTGCATATCTTTCAAGTGCCATATACTTACTCTCCGCATCCTGGTCAGTCACCCGCTGTGAACCCCGAATAATCTGGAGTGCCTGATAAATCTTTTCTTTGGTTATTCCAAATTCTCTCAATATCTTTACAACCTCTCCTTCTGTCTCTTCAGCAATTGCTAAAAACAAATGTTCTGTGCCTACATATTCATCCTTCATCCGCTGTGCCTCAGCCTGGGCAAGGGAGACCAATTTCTTTGTCCTTGGTGTTATATAAATCTGGGCAGTCGCACCACCATAGACCTTGGGTCTTAAATCAAGCGAAGATTCAAGCCTTCGTTGCACCAGGTCCGGCATTATATCCATCTTTTTCAGTATCTTCGGCACCAAACCATCTTCCTGTCTCAAAAGCGCCAGAAAGATATGCTCTACATCCAGTTCCTGATGAGCATATTCATCAAGAATTTCCTGTGCCAGGGCAATAGAATCCTGTGCCTTTTGAGTAAATTTATCAAATCTCATATACCTTTAGACTAAAAAAACCAAAATATGTTTATCAGGAATAGGTCAGAATCAAAATGCAGGCAATCCCCCACAATATCAAATTGATTATGATTGGCATATCGCCTATCAATGCACGATTGGGCATATCCGCACCGGATTTTTTTTCTATTATATAAAGATACCTGAACATCCCATAAATGACAAACGGGATTGTCAGAATCAGATTCTTTGTATGAAATTTATTTATTGTATCCGGAGATAATGTATAAATACAATAAGAAACAATACAGGCAGAGATGGTTATCGTAATCATATGGTTGAGCATATCTATTGAATAATGATAGAGCACCTTCCTATGTTTCTCAGCCTCAATCCCGAGCATTAGCATTTCACTCTTTCGTTTTGCCAGAATTATAAAGAGTGCCAGGAGAAAAGTGCAGAGAATCAGCCAGGAAGATATCTCCACATTGATTATCAATGCACCGGCGATAGACCTGAGAACATAGCCGATTGCAACAGCAAGAACATCAAGTATCACAAGATATTTAAAGATAACAGAATAGAGCAGGCTCAAGATTAAGTAAACTGCAGCAGACAGAAAGAATTGGTGATCAATCGTGAAGGAAAAATAAAGCGCAACAATTATTAGAATTATAGAAAGAATTATTGCATTAACTACTTTTACTTTACCTGAGGCGATTGGCCTGTTCTTTTTTGTAGTAATATGCTGGTCAACCTTTTTATCAAACACATCATT encodes:
- a CDS encoding decaprenyl-phosphate phosphoribosyltransferase; this encodes MREYIRLLRPEQWIKNVFLFAGLVFSREFHDLQKVGIAISGFIIFSLLSSAGYIINDVFDKKVDQHITTKKNRPIASGKVKVVNAIILSIILIIVALYFSFTIDHQFFLSAAVYLILSLLYSVIFKYLVILDVLAVAIGYVLRSIAGALIINVEISSWLILCTFLLALFIILAKRKSEMLMLGIEAEKHRKVLYHYSIDMLNHMITITISACIVSYCIYTLSPDTINKFHTKNLILTIPFVIYGMFRYLYIIEKKSGADMPNRALIGDMPIIINLILWGIACILILTYS